Proteins encoded in a region of the Cytobacillus pseudoceanisediminis genome:
- a CDS encoding NCS2 family permease, whose amino-acid sequence MNKWFNQLFQLDSNGTTVKREVMAGAIGFFTIVYIIAVNSLILSEAGIPLEAAIFATIITSVVGCLIMGFWANVPILLVPGMGINALFSYTMVQSMGLSWQEALAVVFISGLIFVFVAFSRFAKTLSESIPHSLKEAITVGLGLFLMLIGLEKGGIVEKGTNSIIAMGELGDPQVLATILTFLLAIILFMRNVPGNFLITVVAGTLIAWAFGLINVQSTEEKPFALSDYMEVFGSMSFDNLLSVTFWIAIFSLTMVLVFENIGLVHGHVGFINRPEQFKRAFQATSVSALLSGIFGTSPTVATVESAASMAAGGRTGLTAVTTGFLFMLSAFFIPVIKLIPNSAIAPILIIIGGLMLQNIRNLDLKDMSESFPAIFIIAMIPFTYSIADGIAIGFILYPILKISIGKAKEVSFALYVIAALFLFNFVFHVIS is encoded by the coding sequence ATGAATAAGTGGTTTAACCAGCTTTTTCAGCTTGATTCAAATGGAACAACTGTAAAAAGGGAGGTTATGGCTGGGGCAATCGGCTTTTTTACGATTGTTTATATTATCGCAGTTAACTCTCTAATTCTCTCTGAAGCAGGAATTCCGCTGGAGGCAGCCATTTTTGCAACCATTATAACATCGGTTGTCGGCTGTTTGATTATGGGGTTTTGGGCAAATGTACCGATTCTCCTTGTGCCTGGAATGGGAATTAACGCTTTGTTTTCCTATACAATGGTCCAATCGATGGGCTTATCCTGGCAGGAAGCATTGGCTGTTGTCTTTATATCTGGTCTGATCTTTGTATTCGTGGCTTTTTCGCGATTCGCAAAGACATTAAGCGAATCGATTCCACATTCACTTAAAGAAGCAATAACAGTGGGACTCGGACTTTTCTTGATGCTGATCGGACTTGAAAAGGGCGGAATCGTTGAAAAAGGGACAAACTCCATTATTGCTATGGGTGAGCTTGGAGACCCGCAAGTGCTTGCAACCATCTTAACGTTCCTGCTTGCCATTATTTTATTTATGCGCAATGTGCCTGGCAACTTTTTGATTACTGTTGTAGCAGGAACATTGATAGCATGGGCTTTTGGGCTGATTAATGTGCAAAGTACCGAGGAAAAGCCGTTTGCTCTTTCCGATTATATGGAAGTATTTGGATCGATGTCATTCGATAACTTACTTTCCGTCACTTTTTGGATTGCCATTTTTTCATTGACAATGGTTCTTGTCTTTGAAAATATCGGATTAGTTCACGGTCATGTTGGTTTTATTAATAGGCCGGAACAGTTTAAGCGTGCTTTTCAGGCAACTTCGGTTTCTGCATTATTGTCAGGAATTTTTGGGACAAGCCCGACTGTAGCAACGGTTGAAAGTGCAGCGAGTATGGCTGCCGGCGGACGTACAGGATTGACAGCAGTCACAACTGGATTCCTGTTTATGCTATCCGCATTCTTTATCCCTGTTATTAAATTGATTCCCAACAGTGCAATTGCGCCTATTCTTATCATTATTGGCGGACTGATGCTTCAAAACATCCGTAATCTTGACTTAAAGGATATGAGCGAAAGCTTTCCAGCTATCTTTATCATTGCCATGATCCCGTTCACGTATAGTATTGCGGACGGCATTGCCATTGGATTTATTCTTTATCCAATCTTAAAGATTTCGATTGGCAAAGCAAAGGAAGTTTCATTTGCATTGTATGTCATAGCTGCTTTATTTTTATTCAACTTTGTTTTTCATGTCATTAGTTAA
- the ribH gene encoding 6,7-dimethyl-8-ribityllumazine synthase, with the protein MKKVIEGHLVGTGLKMAIVVSRFNEFITGKLLSGAEDALKRHGVSEEDVTVVWVPGAFEIPLAAKKLSQSGKYDAVITLGTVIRGATPHFDYVSGEVAKGVSSTALQSGVPVIFGVLTTDTIEQAIERAGTKAGNKGWEAAVGAIEMGNLYRQLSEGE; encoded by the coding sequence ATGAAAAAGGTAATCGAAGGACATTTAGTAGGAACAGGATTAAAAATGGCCATTGTAGTATCGCGTTTTAATGAATTCATTACGGGCAAGCTTTTAAGCGGAGCGGAAGATGCACTCAAGCGCCACGGAGTAAGCGAAGAAGATGTGACAGTTGTGTGGGTTCCTGGAGCATTCGAAATCCCTCTGGCAGCTAAAAAGCTGTCCCAATCCGGAAAATATGATGCAGTCATCACCCTTGGCACAGTGATCCGCGGAGCAACTCCGCATTTTGATTATGTCAGCGGCGAAGTGGCTAAAGGGGTCTCAAGCACAGCATTGCAAAGCGGTGTTCCTGTTATCTTCGGTGTTCTTACAACTGACACGATTGAACAGGCAATTGAGCGGGCAGGCACCAAAGCTGGAAACAAAGGATGGGAAGCGGCTGTCGGAGCTATTGAAATGGGCAACCTTTACAGACAATTATCCGAAGGTGAATAA
- the dapF gene encoding diaminopimelate epimerase — MNIELLKCHGSGNDFFIIDEISHTYNFTEENRAELAKAICDRSTELGADGILFVLKSEKADARMRVFNPDGSEASMCGNGLRCVARYVCELLGLKEAIIETMKADLQVKKQEDIFEDIPTYLVEISPVSFDLKDLPLVLDKDTIINEKVSGISEELAFTALAVPNPHFVSIVEKEQITSDLQKKISEYLNGPNDFFPDGVNVSFVKPLKKGHIYVRTFERGVGFTNACGTAMSASTLVTCMNGLNKIEEPVEVYNNGGKVRCVVHEKNGRQSIDLIGNASYVYRCEAEINMEKPQEFTLSQKEEHTGEIKQYAKLQEYAQAVLKEWM, encoded by the coding sequence ATGAACATTGAATTGCTGAAATGTCATGGATCAGGAAATGATTTCTTTATAATAGATGAAATTTCCCATACGTATAATTTTACAGAAGAGAATCGTGCTGAGCTTGCCAAAGCAATATGTGACCGCAGCACTGAACTTGGTGCAGATGGAATTCTTTTCGTATTAAAAAGCGAAAAAGCAGATGCAAGGATGCGTGTTTTTAATCCGGATGGATCAGAAGCATCAATGTGCGGAAATGGATTAAGATGCGTTGCCCGTTATGTATGTGAACTTCTTGGTCTAAAAGAAGCCATCATTGAAACCATGAAAGCGGATTTGCAGGTAAAAAAGCAAGAGGACATCTTTGAGGACATTCCAACTTATCTTGTTGAAATATCACCTGTTTCATTCGATTTGAAGGATCTTCCTTTAGTTCTCGATAAAGATACTATAATTAATGAAAAAGTCAGCGGGATCTCAGAGGAATTAGCTTTTACGGCCTTAGCAGTCCCTAATCCCCATTTTGTTTCCATTGTGGAGAAAGAGCAAATTACATCTGACCTGCAAAAAAAGATCAGTGAATATTTGAACGGGCCGAATGATTTCTTTCCTGATGGAGTAAATGTCAGCTTTGTAAAGCCGCTAAAAAAAGGGCATATTTATGTAAGGACATTTGAGCGGGGAGTAGGATTCACCAATGCCTGCGGTACAGCCATGTCCGCTTCAACACTTGTCACTTGCATGAATGGGCTGAATAAAATCGAAGAGCCTGTTGAAGTATACAATAATGGCGGAAAAGTGCGCTGTGTAGTTCATGAGAAGAATGGCAGGCAGTCCATTGATTTAATTGGGAATGCCAGCTATGTTTACCGCTGTGAAGCGGAAATCAATATGGAAAAACCGCAAG